The Leucobacter rhizosphaerae genome includes a region encoding these proteins:
- a CDS encoding SDR family NAD(P)-dependent oxidoreductase, with protein MREAGSAVVVTGAGAGIGRAVADHLTALGTEVIRLDRDAREGVRAFDVRDESAWDALSHEGVVGLVHAAGIRQRSPLAETSIESFDAVIDTNVRGTFLALRWAARRPHGAPPLSVVTLSSAVVDRLPEGQLPYNASKAAINVLTRGAARELAPRGIRVNAIAPGSILTAMTEDGWADDAHAARMRSEIPVARPGTPEEVASAAAFLLSEASSYMTGSVLTVDGGWTL; from the coding sequence ATGCGTGAGGCCGGCTCCGCGGTGGTCGTGACCGGCGCGGGTGCCGGGATCGGCCGCGCCGTCGCCGATCACCTCACCGCACTCGGCACCGAGGTGATCCGGCTCGACCGCGATGCGCGGGAGGGCGTACGCGCCTTCGACGTGCGCGACGAGTCCGCGTGGGACGCGCTCTCGCACGAGGGCGTCGTGGGCCTCGTGCACGCCGCGGGCATCCGGCAGCGCAGCCCGCTCGCCGAGACGAGCATCGAGTCCTTCGACGCGGTCATCGACACGAACGTGCGCGGCACGTTCCTGGCGCTGCGCTGGGCCGCGCGTCGCCCGCACGGAGCGCCGCCGCTGTCCGTCGTCACCCTCTCGTCCGCCGTCGTGGATCGACTCCCCGAGGGTCAGCTGCCCTACAACGCGTCGAAGGCCGCGATCAACGTGCTCACGCGCGGTGCCGCGCGGGAGCTCGCCCCGCGCGGGATCCGCGTCAACGCGATCGCCCCGGGTTCGATCCTCACCGCGATGACGGAAGACGGCTGGGCCGATGACGCGCACGCGGCCCGCATGCGCTCGGAGATCCCCGTCGCGCGACCGGGCACGCCGGAGGAGGTTGCTTCGGCTGCGGCTTTCCTGCTGAGCGAGGCCAGCTCCTACATGACCGGCTCCGTCCTCACCGTCGACGGCGGCTGGACCCTCTAA
- a CDS encoding tartrate dehydrogenase, with protein sequence MTSPHRIAVIAGDGIGREVVPEGLRALEAVRERFGLDFAFTHFDFASADYYLEHGQMLPDDWFEQLRGFDAIFFGAVGWPDVVPDHVSLWGSLLQFRRSFDQYINLRPCRLMPGVASPLVGRGPGDVDFVVVRENTEGEYSSIGGRMFEGTERELVLQETIMTRIGVDRVLEYAFDLAQRRPRQHLTSATKSNGISISMPYWDERVRAAAERHPGVAWDQSHIDILTANFVLHPDRFDVVVASNLFGDILSDLGPACTGTIGIAPSANINPAGDFPSLFEPVHGSAPDIAGRGIANPIGQIWSASMMLDHFGEAEAGAAVLAAIEEVLLTGAEQGVLTPDLGGRATTVELGAAIADRIVRGA encoded by the coding sequence ATGACTTCCCCCCACCGCATTGCAGTGATCGCCGGCGACGGCATCGGACGCGAGGTCGTCCCCGAGGGCCTCCGGGCGCTCGAGGCCGTGCGCGAGCGCTTCGGACTCGACTTCGCGTTCACGCACTTCGACTTCGCGAGTGCCGATTACTACCTCGAGCACGGGCAGATGCTGCCCGACGACTGGTTCGAGCAGCTGCGCGGGTTCGACGCGATCTTCTTCGGCGCCGTGGGGTGGCCCGATGTTGTGCCCGACCACGTCTCGCTGTGGGGGAGTCTGCTGCAGTTCCGCCGCTCCTTCGATCAGTACATCAACCTGCGTCCCTGCCGCCTCATGCCCGGCGTCGCGAGTCCACTCGTGGGCCGCGGACCCGGCGACGTCGACTTCGTCGTCGTGCGCGAGAACACCGAGGGCGAGTACTCGTCGATCGGCGGCCGCATGTTCGAGGGCACGGAGCGCGAACTGGTGCTGCAGGAGACGATCATGACCCGGATCGGCGTCGACCGCGTGCTGGAGTACGCGTTCGACCTCGCCCAGCGTCGACCCCGGCAGCATCTGACCTCTGCGACGAAGAGCAACGGCATCTCGATCTCGATGCCCTACTGGGACGAGCGGGTGCGGGCCGCGGCGGAGCGCCATCCCGGGGTCGCCTGGGACCAGTCGCACATCGACATCCTCACCGCGAACTTCGTGCTCCATCCCGACCGCTTCGACGTGGTCGTCGCGAGCAACCTCTTCGGCGACATTCTCTCCGACCTCGGTCCGGCGTGCACGGGCACCATCGGGATCGCGCCCAGCGCCAACATCAATCCCGCGGGTGACTTCCCCAGCCTGTTCGAGCCCGTGCACGGGTCGGCCCCCGACATCGCCGGTCGCGGGATCGCGAACCCGATCGGACAGATCTGGTCGGCGTCGATGATGCTCGACCACTTCGGCGAGGCGGAGGCGGGCGCCGCGGTGCTCGCGGCGATCGAGGAGGTGCTCCTGACCGGGGCCGAGCAGGGGGTGCTCACTCCGGATCTCGGCGGCCGAGCGACGACGGTGGAGTTGGGAGCGGCGATCGCCGACCGGATCGTGCGCGGCGCCTGA
- the hisC gene encoding histidinol-phosphate transaminase: MPHTFRPGLEHVMAYRAGKPAPRTADGRSVKLSSNENPYLPLPSVAHRLTEILSASISRYPSIAAPELTEALASRFGVTADNIALGSGSVEVAAQLIHALTAPGDEVLFAWRSFEAYPILTRVAGAVPVEVPLDGAARHDLDAMGSRITDRTRLIFVCNPNNPTGTVVSTAELDRFMAVVPEDVLVVIDEAYVQFDRDPDSPNGIEAFRRYPNIAVLHTFSKAYGLAGLRIGYAIASQQVTEALRKVAVPFAVSQLAQEAALISLASEAELEARIDELVSERDRVTAGLQAAGLEVVPSQANFVWLPLEEASAAVSAEFERHGISVRCFPGEGLRISIGTPAENDAVLEAARAVRA; this comes from the coding sequence ATGCCGCACACCTTCCGACCCGGACTCGAGCACGTCATGGCGTACCGCGCGGGGAAGCCCGCGCCCCGCACGGCCGATGGCCGCAGCGTGAAGCTGTCGTCGAACGAGAACCCGTACCTGCCGCTGCCGTCGGTGGCGCACCGGCTGACCGAGATCCTCTCCGCGTCGATCTCGCGCTATCCCAGCATCGCCGCGCCCGAACTCACCGAGGCCCTGGCCTCGCGCTTCGGGGTGACCGCCGACAACATCGCGCTCGGTTCGGGATCGGTGGAGGTGGCCGCGCAGTTGATCCACGCGCTCACCGCCCCGGGTGACGAGGTGCTGTTCGCGTGGCGCTCGTTCGAGGCGTATCCGATCCTGACCCGCGTCGCCGGGGCCGTTCCCGTGGAGGTGCCGCTCGACGGGGCGGCCCGTCACGACCTCGACGCCATGGGCTCGCGGATCACCGATCGCACGCGCCTGATCTTCGTCTGCAACCCCAACAACCCGACGGGCACCGTGGTGAGCACGGCGGAACTCGATCGATTCATGGCCGTGGTACCGGAAGACGTGCTCGTGGTCATCGACGAGGCGTACGTGCAGTTCGATCGGGATCCCGACTCCCCGAACGGCATCGAGGCATTTCGCCGGTATCCGAACATCGCGGTGCTGCACACGTTCTCGAAGGCGTACGGGCTCGCCGGTTTGCGGATCGGGTACGCGATCGCGTCGCAGCAGGTCACCGAGGCGCTGAGGAAGGTCGCCGTGCCGTTCGCCGTCTCACAGCTGGCGCAGGAGGCGGCCTTGATATCGCTCGCCTCCGAGGCCGAACTCGAAGCGCGGATCGACGAGCTCGTGAGCGAGCGCGATCGGGTGACGGCCGGCCTGCAGGCCGCCGGGCTCGAGGTCGTTCCCTCGCAGGCGAACTTCGTCTGGCTCCCGCTCGAGGAGGCCAGCGCCGCGGTCTCCGCGGAGTTCGAGCGCCACGGGATCTCCGTGCGGTGCTTCCCGGGCGAGGGGCTTCGGATCTCGATCGGCACTCCGGCGGAGAACGACGCGGTGCTCGAGGCCGCCCGAGCGGTGCGGGCCTAG
- a CDS encoding glycerate kinase encodes MSNAAPVIVIAPDSLKGSCTSPEAAQALAAGVRSALGDRVEIRTIPLADGGEGTLDALVSAWGGRIAEVPTTDALGRPQTGRVGFASRGGQASSAIIETADANGLPLVSDEPLHALDADSAGVGTLILAALDAGATELLLCLGGSATSDGGAGMLRALGARLLDVAGQPVAPGARGLADLARVDLSELDPRARAATWRIACDVDNPLVGERGAAAVFGPQKGATPADVADIDAGLANLAGVLVAALATLATDDAHDAEDATSAQEHAAQSVHSEHSEHAAHSEHAALTSRAGLGAAGGLALGPVALFGAELLPGADLVSDAVGLAEALHGAALVITGEGRFDTQSLDGKVVSQVLAEAGDTTPVVVIAGSVGLSAEATRAAGVTAAISIASGPASLEELQADCLELLAEAAAHVSALLTALPRPLR; translated from the coding sequence ATGAGCAACGCCGCGCCGGTGATCGTGATCGCACCCGATTCGCTGAAGGGCAGTTGCACCTCCCCGGAGGCCGCGCAGGCGCTTGCTGCCGGGGTTCGCTCGGCGCTCGGCGACCGGGTCGAGATCCGCACGATCCCGCTCGCGGACGGCGGCGAGGGCACACTCGACGCGCTGGTCTCCGCGTGGGGCGGGCGGATCGCCGAGGTGCCGACGACCGACGCGCTCGGCCGCCCGCAGACGGGTCGCGTGGGATTCGCGTCGCGGGGCGGACAGGCGAGCTCGGCGATCATCGAGACCGCGGACGCCAACGGTCTGCCGCTCGTCTCCGATGAGCCGCTGCACGCGCTCGACGCGGACTCCGCGGGGGTCGGCACGCTGATCCTCGCGGCACTCGACGCCGGGGCGACCGAACTGCTCCTCTGCCTGGGCGGCTCGGCCACGAGCGACGGCGGCGCCGGCATGCTGCGCGCCCTCGGCGCCCGCCTCCTCGATGTCGCGGGTCAGCCGGTGGCGCCCGGGGCGCGGGGGCTCGCGGATCTCGCGCGGGTCGACCTGAGCGAGCTGGATCCGCGCGCGCGCGCCGCGACCTGGCGCATCGCCTGCGACGTCGACAACCCGCTCGTCGGCGAGCGCGGCGCGGCCGCCGTCTTCGGACCGCAGAAGGGGGCGACCCCCGCCGATGTCGCGGACATCGACGCCGGGCTCGCGAACCTCGCGGGGGTGCTGGTCGCGGCGCTCGCGACGCTCGCGACGGACGATGCGCACGACGCCGAGGACGCAACCTCCGCGCAGGAGCACGCGGCGCAGTCAGTGCACTCGGAGCACTCGGAGCACGCGGCGCACTCGGAGCACGCGGCGCTGACCTCGCGCGCGGGACTCGGCGCCGCGGGCGGCCTCGCGCTCGGCCCCGTCGCGCTGTTCGGCGCCGAGCTGCTGCCCGGTGCCGACCTCGTGAGCGACGCCGTGGGGCTCGCCGAGGCACTCCACGGGGCGGCGCTCGTCATCACCGGCGAGGGCCGCTTCGACACGCAATCGCTCGACGGCAAAGTGGTGTCCCAGGTACTGGCTGAGGCCGGGGACACGACGCCCGTCGTGGTGATCGCCGGTTCCGTGGGCCTCTCGGCCGAGGCGACCCGCGCCGCGGGGGTGACTGCGGCAATCTCGATCGCCTCCGGGCCCGCCTCGCTCGAGGAGCTCCAGGCCGACTGCCTCGAACTGCTCGCCGAGGCCGCGGCTCACGTGAGCGCGCTGCTCACCGCGCTTCCGCGGCCCCTGCGGTAG
- a CDS encoding SDR family NAD(P)-dependent oxidoreductase — MTAPSPDAQQTVEGTPGTEGVDPADLELALRVIASVHDLPADHPDFLAVRRATSSMFKAVKLNRRRENREAIASADRAVIAATATGAPDRIDDETRGIPLAASASAPIAGELIKPRNCYICKQPYTVVDAFYHQLCPSCAAFSHGKRTARTDLSGKRALLTGGRAKIGMHIALRLLRDGAHTTITTRFPRDAARRFASLPDADEWLHRLRIVGIDLRDPAQVIRLADSVASRGPLDILINNAAQTVRRSPGSYSYLADAEHEPLPDGPMPEIEVLGSTAQVHPQALEASVGEAAPDASAPSDLAPSDSAQGRSVLPGTHAGTTLAGTIAEGLAQSLSADELSSLAMTAGSSSLTKHADGTAIDAGGLVPDIAHVNSWVQHVQEVDPLEMLEVQLCNTTAPFLLISRLRASMVASGARRTYVVNVSAMEGQFSRRYKGPGHPHTNMAKAALNMLTRTSAEEMLTTDGILMTAVDTGWITDERPHFTKVRLAEEGFHAPLDLVDGAARVYDPIVRGEAGEDLFGCFLKDYRPSPW, encoded by the coding sequence ATGACCGCTCCCTCGCCCGACGCCCAGCAGACCGTCGAGGGAACCCCTGGCACCGAGGGCGTCGATCCCGCCGATCTCGAGCTCGCCCTCCGCGTCATCGCGTCCGTGCACGATCTCCCGGCGGATCACCCCGACTTCCTGGCGGTCCGCCGCGCCACCTCGTCGATGTTCAAGGCCGTCAAGCTGAACCGGCGGCGGGAGAACCGCGAGGCCATCGCCTCCGCCGACCGCGCCGTGATCGCGGCGACGGCGACGGGCGCCCCCGACCGCATCGATGACGAGACGCGCGGGATCCCGCTCGCCGCAAGCGCTAGCGCCCCGATCGCCGGCGAGCTCATCAAACCCCGCAACTGCTACATCTGCAAGCAGCCGTACACGGTGGTCGACGCGTTCTACCACCAGCTCTGCCCGAGCTGCGCGGCCTTCAGCCACGGCAAGCGCACTGCCCGCACCGACCTGAGCGGCAAGCGCGCGCTGCTCACGGGCGGCCGCGCCAAGATCGGCATGCACATCGCGCTCCGTCTGCTGCGCGACGGCGCGCACACCACCATCACCACCCGCTTCCCGCGCGACGCCGCCCGCCGCTTCGCGTCCCTCCCGGACGCAGATGAGTGGCTCCACCGGCTGCGCATCGTCGGCATCGACCTGCGGGATCCCGCGCAGGTGATCCGCCTCGCCGACTCGGTCGCGAGCCGGGGCCCGCTCGACATCCTCATCAACAACGCGGCGCAGACCGTGCGGCGCTCCCCCGGCTCCTACTCCTACCTCGCGGACGCGGAGCACGAGCCGCTGCCGGACGGCCCGATGCCCGAGATCGAGGTGCTCGGCAGCACGGCGCAGGTGCACCCGCAGGCGCTCGAGGCGTCGGTGGGCGAGGCGGCTCCGGATGCGTCGGCGCCGAGTGACTTGGCGCCGAGCGATTCGGCGCAGGGCAGATCCGTGCTTCCGGGCACCCATGCCGGCACCACCCTCGCCGGCACCATCGCCGAGGGTCTGGCCCAGAGCCTGAGCGCCGACGAGCTCAGCTCGCTCGCGATGACGGCGGGATCCTCGTCCCTCACCAAACACGCCGACGGCACGGCCATCGACGCCGGGGGCCTCGTGCCCGACATCGCGCACGTCAACAGCTGGGTGCAGCACGTGCAGGAGGTCGATCCGCTCGAGATGCTCGAGGTGCAGCTCTGCAACACCACCGCGCCGTTCCTGCTGATCAGCCGGCTCCGCGCGTCGATGGTCGCGTCGGGTGCGCGGCGCACGTACGTCGTGAACGTGTCGGCGATGGAGGGGCAGTTCTCCCGCCGCTACAAGGGTCCGGGGCACCCTCACACGAACATGGCCAAGGCGGCCCTCAACATGCTCACGCGCACGAGCGCCGAGGAGATGCTGACGACCGACGGGATCCTGATGACCGCCGTCGACACCGGGTGGATCACCGACGAGCGTCCGCACTTCACCAAGGTGCGGTTGGCCGAGGAGGGCTTCCACGCGCCGCTCGATCTCGTCGACGGCGCCGCGCGGGTGTACGACCCGATCGTCCGCGGCGAGGCGGGCGAGGATCTCTTCGGGTGCTTCCTCAAGGACTACCGGCCCAGCCCCTGGTAG
- a CDS encoding DoxX family protein gives MPDPAPLTRRVLRAATAPPPRATPLQHVARIVLGVFLLFAGISHLTFARGQFQAQVPDWVPADKDFVVIASGIVEITLGGALVTLGRFRIPVGWIVAAFFIAIFPGNISQFVTRTDAFGLTSDAARGIRLIFQPLLVLWALWSCGALTRRRGRVRD, from the coding sequence ATGCCGGATCCCGCACCCCTGACCCGCCGCGTGCTGCGCGCCGCCACCGCCCCGCCGCCTCGGGCGACGCCGCTACAGCACGTCGCTCGCATCGTGCTCGGGGTGTTCCTGTTGTTCGCGGGCATCTCGCACCTCACGTTCGCGCGCGGCCAGTTCCAGGCGCAGGTGCCCGACTGGGTGCCGGCCGACAAGGACTTCGTGGTGATCGCCTCCGGCATCGTGGAGATCACGCTCGGGGGCGCGCTCGTCACGCTCGGGCGGTTCCGGATCCCGGTCGGCTGGATCGTCGCGGCGTTTTTCATCGCGATCTTCCCGGGCAACATCTCGCAGTTCGTCACGCGCACCGACGCGTTCGGGCTGACGAGCGACGCCGCCCGCGGGATCCGCCTGATCTTCCAGCCCCTGCTCGTGCTGTGGGCGCTGTGGTCGTGCGGCGCGCTGACGCGGCGTCGCGGGCGCGTGCGGGACTAG
- a CDS encoding Lrp/AsnC family transcriptional regulator — MARDTQQAIDDLDRRVLRALRDEPRATLGEMAELVGVSRTTFKARLDRLWDSGVIIGHETQLDLASMGFEVQAWVQLNVVQGELAVIQQHLDGMPHVIEAFATTGGADVQCRVVARSTAHLQEVLLTLGSCPAVTRTKSSVILSSLVSHRKVQSLDLLEL; from the coding sequence GTGGCGCGTGACACGCAGCAGGCCATCGATGACCTCGATCGGCGCGTCCTCCGAGCGCTGCGCGATGAGCCGCGAGCGACCCTCGGAGAGATGGCCGAGCTCGTCGGGGTCTCGCGCACGACCTTCAAAGCGCGCCTCGATCGGCTCTGGGACAGCGGTGTCATCATCGGGCACGAGACGCAGCTCGATCTGGCCTCGATGGGCTTCGAGGTGCAGGCCTGGGTGCAGCTGAATGTCGTGCAGGGCGAGCTCGCGGTCATCCAGCAGCACCTCGACGGCATGCCCCACGTGATCGAGGCCTTCGCGACGACGGGCGGTGCCGACGTGCAGTGCCGCGTGGTCGCGCGCAGCACGGCGCACCTCCAGGAGGTCCTGCTCACCCTGGGTTCCTGCCCCGCGGTGACCCGGACGAAGAGCTCCGTCATCCTCTCCAGCCTGGTCAGCCACCGGAAGGTGCAATCGCTCGACCTACTCGAGCTGTAA
- a CDS encoding sodium:solute symporter family protein has product MNLGITLMIVAYLLVMFLIAAWLRKRVKNDTDYLLAGRKMGAGLIAIMLLATNFGGAFVLGTSQDAYSVGFAAISFAIGIFVGLVFLALFVAKRVRAGSFVTVPDFLQYRFKSQSVRLLASTLSVLALTGILAGQVGAAASSLTVLGLTPTWGAIVGTALIIAFTVLSGMWGVAITDAIQFVVIVVGLIIVAVIAVGAAGGLGVISETFVTDGIDQPFNPLNQGWSFLLGAALPVVVHKLVGQDVMQRVFSARSVKSAAMGAGLAGVLTALFAVVPAIAGMAARTLYPDLDPSVGVMPALISNVLPIWAAGILVAAIISAVISTADALLLAAVSNISNDFLLRLRSLRDNPRAQLRWSRILTVGLGVLALGLSLIVPGIIQVLTMAFTMYGSGVFVCFMFGLFTRFGAGKAALVSMIAGAVTGLLGLTNVVTVPGVPPIVIAVGVSFVAYVIVALATRETSVALEAPTEREVQHA; this is encoded by the coding sequence GTGAACCTCGGAATTACGCTCATGATCGTCGCCTACTTGCTGGTGATGTTCCTCATCGCGGCCTGGCTGCGCAAACGGGTCAAGAACGACACGGACTATCTGCTCGCCGGTCGCAAGATGGGCGCCGGGCTCATCGCCATCATGCTGCTCGCCACGAACTTCGGCGGCGCCTTCGTGCTGGGCACGAGCCAGGATGCGTACTCGGTCGGGTTCGCGGCGATCTCCTTCGCCATCGGGATCTTCGTCGGGTTGGTCTTCCTCGCGCTCTTCGTCGCGAAGCGGGTCCGCGCGGGGTCCTTCGTCACGGTGCCCGACTTCCTCCAGTACCGGTTCAAGAGCCAGTCGGTCCGGCTGCTCGCCTCCACGCTCTCCGTGCTGGCATTGACCGGCATTCTTGCCGGACAGGTCGGAGCCGCAGCGTCGTCGCTGACCGTGCTCGGGCTCACCCCCACCTGGGGCGCCATCGTGGGCACCGCGCTGATCATCGCCTTCACCGTGCTGTCGGGAATGTGGGGCGTCGCGATCACCGATGCGATCCAGTTCGTGGTGATCGTCGTCGGCCTCATCATCGTCGCGGTGATCGCCGTCGGTGCGGCCGGGGGCCTGGGCGTCATCTCCGAGACCTTCGTCACCGACGGGATCGACCAGCCGTTCAACCCGCTGAACCAGGGCTGGTCGTTCCTGCTCGGTGCTGCCCTGCCGGTCGTCGTGCACAAGCTCGTGGGCCAGGACGTGATGCAGCGCGTCTTCTCCGCACGCTCGGTGAAGTCCGCCGCGATGGGTGCAGGACTCGCGGGTGTGCTCACCGCGCTCTTCGCGGTGGTGCCCGCGATCGCCGGCATGGCGGCCCGCACGCTCTACCCCGACCTCGACCCGTCGGTCGGCGTGATGCCCGCCCTCATCAGCAACGTACTGCCGATCTGGGCCGCGGGGATCCTCGTCGCCGCGATCATCTCGGCGGTGATCTCGACGGCGGACGCCCTGCTGCTCGCCGCGGTGAGCAATATCTCGAACGACTTCCTGCTCCGACTGCGGAGCCTCCGCGACAATCCGCGCGCGCAGCTGCGGTGGTCCCGGATCCTGACGGTCGGGCTGGGCGTGCTCGCGCTGGGACTGTCGCTGATCGTGCCCGGCATCATCCAGGTGCTCACCATGGCGTTCACCATGTATGGTTCCGGTGTGTTCGTGTGCTTCATGTTCGGCCTGTTCACGCGATTCGGCGCCGGCAAAGCCGCGCTCGTCTCCATGATCGCCGGCGCCGTCACCGGCCTGCTCGGCCTGACGAACGTCGTCACCGTGCCCGGCGTCCCGCCGATCGTGATCGCGGTCGGGGTGTCCTTCGTCGCCTACGTGATCGTCGCGCTCGCCACCCGAGAGACCTCCGTGGCGCTCGAGGCGCCGACGGAGCGCGAGGTGCAGCATGCGTGA
- a CDS encoding YbhB/YbcL family Raf kinase inhibitor-like protein, whose product MTYDPYAALPEVPSFTLTSTSFTDGGRLALPQIAGMIGTGGGDRLPQLSWSGAPEGTRSFAVTCYDPDAPTASGFWHFAAYNLPADTTSLDEGAVTLDQAAESFPAEASLLRNDGGIAGFVGSAPPPGHGDHRYMFVVHALDVDALELDALASPGLLGFQMFGHTIGRARITGIFGH is encoded by the coding sequence TTGACCTACGACCCGTACGCCGCCCTCCCCGAGGTCCCGTCGTTCACCCTCACCTCGACCTCGTTCACGGACGGCGGCCGGCTCGCGCTGCCCCAGATCGCTGGGATGATCGGGACCGGCGGGGGCGACCGCCTCCCGCAGCTCAGCTGGTCCGGCGCCCCGGAGGGGACGCGGAGCTTCGCCGTCACCTGCTACGATCCCGACGCTCCCACCGCGAGCGGGTTCTGGCACTTCGCCGCCTACAACCTGCCCGCCGACACCACGTCGCTCGATGAGGGCGCCGTCACGCTGGACCAGGCGGCCGAGTCCTTCCCGGCAGAGGCCTCGCTGCTGCGCAACGACGGCGGCATCGCCGGATTCGTCGGATCCGCGCCGCCGCCCGGACACGGCGACCACCGCTACATGTTCGTCGTGCACGCGCTCGACGTCGATGCGCTCGAGCTGGATGCGCTCGCGTCGCCGGGGCTGCTCGGCTTCCAGATGTTCGGTCACACGATCGGGCGGGCGCGGATCACCGGGATCTTCGGCCACTAG
- a CDS encoding NAD-dependent succinate-semialdehyde dehydrogenase has product MSKYRVQNPATGEVLETFEAATDAQIEEALSSADAVYREWRERSVQERAAVVKRVSELFTERKDELARLIALEMGKSIAESLDEVEFAASIIEYYAVHGPSLITDYEIPSTIPGKAVIEHLPVGALLGVMPWNFPYYQVARFAAPNLVLGNTILLKHADICARSALTIQEIMEEAGVPVGGYQNVFASHDQIATIIADPRVQGVSLTGSERAGAIIGAQAGSHLKKCVLELGGIDPMVVLDADDVAAVAKQAWDFRVYNVGQVCNSNKRLIVMDDIYDEFVAELTKLAEGLVPGDQLNLGDGEYVPLSSRAAAETVDAQVQKAVSEGATLVAGGVLSEGPSAYYSPAVLTGVPRDSESYGVEIFGPVATVYRVSSDEEALELANDCALGLGGSVFSTDEARAKRIASKLEVGMSHVNIIAAEAAELPFGGVKQSGFGREMGPVGIGEFANKRLLFVSE; this is encoded by the coding sequence ATGTCCAAGTACCGGGTGCAGAATCCTGCGACGGGAGAGGTTCTCGAGACGTTCGAGGCCGCGACCGATGCGCAGATCGAAGAGGCGCTGTCGAGTGCCGATGCCGTGTACCGAGAGTGGCGGGAGCGGAGCGTGCAGGAGCGCGCCGCGGTCGTCAAGCGCGTGTCTGAGCTGTTTACCGAGCGCAAGGATGAGCTTGCGCGGTTGATCGCGTTGGAGATGGGCAAGTCCATTGCGGAGTCGCTCGACGAGGTCGAGTTCGCGGCGTCCATCATCGAGTATTACGCCGTGCACGGGCCGAGCCTGATCACCGATTACGAGATCCCGTCGACGATTCCCGGGAAGGCCGTCATCGAGCACCTCCCCGTGGGTGCGCTGCTCGGGGTCATGCCGTGGAACTTCCCGTACTACCAGGTGGCCCGGTTCGCGGCGCCGAACCTGGTGCTCGGGAACACGATCCTGCTGAAGCACGCGGATATCTGCGCGCGTTCGGCGCTCACGATCCAGGAGATCATGGAGGAGGCCGGGGTTCCGGTCGGTGGGTACCAGAACGTGTTCGCGTCGCACGATCAGATCGCGACGATCATTGCGGATCCGCGGGTGCAGGGAGTGTCGCTGACGGGCTCGGAGCGTGCGGGTGCCATCATCGGCGCGCAGGCCGGCTCGCACCTGAAGAAGTGCGTGCTCGAGCTCGGCGGCATCGATCCGATGGTCGTGCTCGATGCCGACGATGTCGCTGCGGTCGCGAAGCAGGCCTGGGATTTCCGCGTGTACAACGTGGGCCAGGTGTGCAACTCGAACAAGCGCCTCATCGTGATGGACGACATCTACGACGAGTTCGTCGCGGAGCTCACGAAGCTGGCCGAGGGCCTCGTGCCCGGCGACCAGCTGAACCTCGGCGACGGCGAGTACGTGCCGCTGTCGTCGCGTGCCGCGGCGGAGACGGTCGACGCGCAGGTGCAGAAGGCCGTGTCGGAGGGTGCGACGCTCGTTGCGGGTGGCGTGCTGTCGGAGGGACCGTCCGCGTACTACTCGCCGGCGGTGCTGACGGGTGTGCCGCGCGATTCGGAGTCGTACGGTGTGGAGATCTTCGGGCCGGTCGCGACCGTGTACCGGGTGTCGAGCGACGAGGAGGCGCTGGAGCTCGCGAACGATTGCGCGCTGGGGCTCGGCGGGTCGGTGTTCTCGACCGACGAGGCGCGGGCGAAGCGGATCGCATCGAAGCTCGAGGTGGGTATGTCTCACGTCAACATCATCGCCGCGGAGGCGGCCGAGCTGCCGTTCGGTGGCGTGAAGCAGTCCGGCTTCGGCCGTGAGATGGGTCCGGTCGGGATCGGGGAGTTCGCGAACAAGCGACTCCTGTTCGTCTCGGAGTAG